In the genome of Monodelphis domestica isolate mMonDom1 chromosome 2, mMonDom1.pri, whole genome shotgun sequence, one region contains:
- the PLOD3 gene encoding multifunctional procollagen lysine hydroxylase and glycosyltransferase LH3 isoform X2 gives MSAPGSPCLWLRFRLLLQLGLSPLLLLLLPLQLLGPPGILASASASVADGAAGFSPGERVNPDKLLVITAATEETEGYLRFLQTAKFFNYTVQTLGLGEEWRGGDVARTVGGGQKVRWLKKEMEKYAERNDMVIMFVDSYDVLLAGSPKELLWKFLQSGSRLLFSAESFCWPEWGLAERYPSVGNGKRFLNSGGFIGFAPTIHHIVRQWKYKDDDDDQLFYTRLYLDSKLREKLGLALDHKSRVFQNLNGALDEVVLKFDRNQVRIRNVAYDTLPVVIHGNGPTKLQLNYLGNYIPNGWTPEGGCGFCDRDRIDLQEGQPFPRVLLSVFVEQPTPFLPRFLQRLLLIDYPPEQISLFLHNNEVHHEPHIAAAWPQLQDHFFAVKLVGPEEALTPAQARDMAMDSCRQDSECEFYFSLDADAIITNSQTLRNLIEENRKVIAPMLSRHGKLWSNFWGALSPEEYYARSEDYVELVQRKRVGVWNVPYISQAYLIKGETLRKELPQREVFSRSESDPDMAFCKTIRDKGIFLHLSNQEEFGRLLSTARYKTDHLYPDLWQIFDNPLDWQEQYIHENYTWALDGEGMVEQPCPDVYWFPLLSEQMCDELVEEMENFGQWSGGKHEDSRLAGGYENVPTVDIHMKQLGYEDEWLQFLRTYVGPMTENLFPGYHTKGGGCRFLRYDCIVSSPRKGWGLLHPGRLTHYHEGLPTTKGTRYIMVSFVDP, from the exons ATGAGCGCCCCCGGCTCGCCTTGCCTTTGGCTTAGGTTCAGGCTCCTGCTCCAGCTGGGACTGTCacctctgctgctgctgctgctaccgcTGCAGCTGCTGGGACCTCCCGGCATCTTGGCCTCAGCGTCGGCTTCGGTAGCGGATGGTGCCGCTGGCTTCAGCCCTGGCGAGCGCGTCAATCCTG ATAAACTACTTGTGATCACCGCTgcaacagaggagacagaaggatATCTGAGGTTCCTACAGACTGCAAAGTTTTTCAATTACACTGTTCAG ACACTGGGCCTAGGAGAAGAATGGAGGGGAGGTGATGTGGCTCGAACAGTTGGAGGGGGTCAGAAGGTTCGATGGCTGAAGAAGGAGATGGAGAAATATGCTGAAAGAAACGATATGGTCATCATGTTTGTAGACAG CTATGATGTACTTTTAGCTGGGAGCCCCAAAGAGTTGCTGTGGAAATTCCTTCAGAGTGGTAGCCGCTTGCTCTTTTCTGCTGAGAGTTTCTGCTGGCCAGAGTGGGGGCTAGCAGAAAGATACCCCTCTGTGGGGAATGGAAAACGTTTCCTCAATTCTGGAG GGTTCATTGGCTTTGCCCCCACTATCCATCATATTGTTCGTCAGTGGAAAtacaaggatgatgatgatgaccagTTGTTCTACACTCGGCTCTACCTGGACTCCAAACTCAGA GAAAAACTTGGCTTGGCTTTGGATCACAAATCTCGAGTCTTTCAAAATCTCAATGGAGCCTTAG aTGAGGTGGTATTAAAGTTTGATCGGAATCAGGTTCGTATCCGGAATGTGGCCTATGATACACTCCCTGTTGTGATCCATGGCAATGGACCCACCAAG CTCCAGCTGAATTACTTGGGAAACTACATCCCTAATGGCTGGACCCCAGAGGGGGGCTGTGGGTTCTGTGACCGTGATCGGATAGACCTCCAAGAGGGGCAG CCTTTCCCCCGGGTGCTTCTGTCTgtgtttgtggaacagccaacTCCGTTTCTGCCACGATTTCTACAGAGGCTGCTACTCATTGACTATCCACCAGAACAAATCTCACTCTTCCTACATAATAAT GAAGTCCACCACGAGCCCCACATTGCAGCTGCTTGGCCTCAGCTCCAGGACCATTTCTTTGCTGTGAAGCTTGTTGGACCAGAGGAGGCTTTAACACCAGCCCAGGCCCGGGATATGGCCAT GGACAGCTGTCGGCAGGATTCTGAGTGTGAATTCTATTTTAGCCTGGATGCAGATGCCATCATCACAAACTCTCAGACCCTACGCAACCTCATTGAAGAAAACAG GAAGGTGATAGCTCCCATGTTATCCCGACATGGGAAACTCTGGTCCAATTTCTGGGGGGCGCTGAGCCCTGAGGAGTATTATGCTCGATCGGAGGATTATGTAGAACTGGTGCAGAGGAAACGAGT GGGTGTGTGGAATGTACCATATATATCCCAGGCCTATTTGATTAAAGGGGAGACACTTCGGAAGGAATTGCCCCAAAGAGAAGTGTTCTCCCGTAGCGAGAGTGATCCTGACATGGCTTTCTGCAAGACCATTCGTGATAAG gGTATCTTCCTCCATCTCAGTAACCAGGAGGAATTTGGGCGACTTTTGTCCACAGCCCGGTACAAAACAGACCACCTGTATCCCGACCTTTGGCAAATCTTCGACAACCCTCTG GATTGGCAAGAGCAATATATCCATGAGAACTACACTTGGGCCCTTGATGGAGAAGGCATGGTGGAACAG CCATGCCCAGATGTGTACTGGTTTCCACTGTTGTCGGAGCAGATGTGTGATGAACTAGTAGAAGAGATGGAGAACTTTGGCCAGTGGTCTGGTGGCAAGCATGAG GACTCTAGGCTGGCAGGGGGATATGAGAATGTGCCTACTGTGGATATTCATATGAAGCAGCTGGGTTATGAAGATGAATGGCTACAATTCCTGAGAACCTATGTGGGACCCATGACAGAAAACCTGTTTCCAGGGTATCATACAAAG GGAGGAGGCTGCCGATTCCTGCGATATGACTGTATTGTCTCATCCCCAAGGAAAGGCTGGGGACTTTTGCACCCGGGGCGCCTCACTCACTACCACGAAGGGCTGCCCACTACAAAGGGCACCCGATACATCATGGTGTCTTTTGTGGATCCCTGA
- the PLOD3 gene encoding multifunctional procollagen lysine hydroxylase and glycosyltransferase LH3 isoform X1, translating to MSAPGSPCLWLRFRLLLQLGLSPLLLLLLPLQLLGPPGILASASASVADGAAGFSPGERVNPDKLLVITAATEETEGYLRFLQTAKFFNYTVQTLGLGEEWRGGDVARTVGGGQKVRWLKKEMEKYAERNDMVIMFVDSYDVLLAGSPKELLWKFLQSGSRLLFSAESFCWPEWGLAERYPSVGNGKRFLNSGGFIGFAPTIHHIVRQWKYKDDDDDQLFYTRLYLDSKLREKLGLALDHKSRVFQNLNGALDEVVLKFDRNQVRIRNVAYDTLPVVIHGNGPTKLQLNYLGNYIPNGWTPEGGCGFCDRDRIDLQEGQPFPRVLLSVFVEQPTPFLPRFLQRLLLIDYPPEQISLFLHNNEVHHEPHIAAAWPQLQDHFFAVKLVGPEEALTPAQARDMAMDSCRQDSECEFYFSLDADAIITNSQTLRNLIEENRKVIAPMLSRHGKLWSNFWGALSPEEYYARSEDYVELVQRKRVGVWNVPYISQAYLIKGETLRKELPQREVFSRSESDPDMAFCKTIRDKGIFLHLSNQEEFGRLLSTARYKTDHLYPDLWQIFDNPLDWQEQYIHENYTWALDGEGMVEQPCPDVYWFPLLSEQMCDELVEEMENFGQWSGGKHEDSRLAGGYENVPTVDIHMKQLGYEDEWLQFLRTYVGPMTENLFPGYHTKTRAVMNFVVRYRPDEQPSLRPHHDSSTFTLNIALNSKGLDYEGGGCRFLRYDCIVSSPRKGWGLLHPGRLTHYHEGLPTTKGTRYIMVSFVDP from the exons ATGAGCGCCCCCGGCTCGCCTTGCCTTTGGCTTAGGTTCAGGCTCCTGCTCCAGCTGGGACTGTCacctctgctgctgctgctgctaccgcTGCAGCTGCTGGGACCTCCCGGCATCTTGGCCTCAGCGTCGGCTTCGGTAGCGGATGGTGCCGCTGGCTTCAGCCCTGGCGAGCGCGTCAATCCTG ATAAACTACTTGTGATCACCGCTgcaacagaggagacagaaggatATCTGAGGTTCCTACAGACTGCAAAGTTTTTCAATTACACTGTTCAG ACACTGGGCCTAGGAGAAGAATGGAGGGGAGGTGATGTGGCTCGAACAGTTGGAGGGGGTCAGAAGGTTCGATGGCTGAAGAAGGAGATGGAGAAATATGCTGAAAGAAACGATATGGTCATCATGTTTGTAGACAG CTATGATGTACTTTTAGCTGGGAGCCCCAAAGAGTTGCTGTGGAAATTCCTTCAGAGTGGTAGCCGCTTGCTCTTTTCTGCTGAGAGTTTCTGCTGGCCAGAGTGGGGGCTAGCAGAAAGATACCCCTCTGTGGGGAATGGAAAACGTTTCCTCAATTCTGGAG GGTTCATTGGCTTTGCCCCCACTATCCATCATATTGTTCGTCAGTGGAAAtacaaggatgatgatgatgaccagTTGTTCTACACTCGGCTCTACCTGGACTCCAAACTCAGA GAAAAACTTGGCTTGGCTTTGGATCACAAATCTCGAGTCTTTCAAAATCTCAATGGAGCCTTAG aTGAGGTGGTATTAAAGTTTGATCGGAATCAGGTTCGTATCCGGAATGTGGCCTATGATACACTCCCTGTTGTGATCCATGGCAATGGACCCACCAAG CTCCAGCTGAATTACTTGGGAAACTACATCCCTAATGGCTGGACCCCAGAGGGGGGCTGTGGGTTCTGTGACCGTGATCGGATAGACCTCCAAGAGGGGCAG CCTTTCCCCCGGGTGCTTCTGTCTgtgtttgtggaacagccaacTCCGTTTCTGCCACGATTTCTACAGAGGCTGCTACTCATTGACTATCCACCAGAACAAATCTCACTCTTCCTACATAATAAT GAAGTCCACCACGAGCCCCACATTGCAGCTGCTTGGCCTCAGCTCCAGGACCATTTCTTTGCTGTGAAGCTTGTTGGACCAGAGGAGGCTTTAACACCAGCCCAGGCCCGGGATATGGCCAT GGACAGCTGTCGGCAGGATTCTGAGTGTGAATTCTATTTTAGCCTGGATGCAGATGCCATCATCACAAACTCTCAGACCCTACGCAACCTCATTGAAGAAAACAG GAAGGTGATAGCTCCCATGTTATCCCGACATGGGAAACTCTGGTCCAATTTCTGGGGGGCGCTGAGCCCTGAGGAGTATTATGCTCGATCGGAGGATTATGTAGAACTGGTGCAGAGGAAACGAGT GGGTGTGTGGAATGTACCATATATATCCCAGGCCTATTTGATTAAAGGGGAGACACTTCGGAAGGAATTGCCCCAAAGAGAAGTGTTCTCCCGTAGCGAGAGTGATCCTGACATGGCTTTCTGCAAGACCATTCGTGATAAG gGTATCTTCCTCCATCTCAGTAACCAGGAGGAATTTGGGCGACTTTTGTCCACAGCCCGGTACAAAACAGACCACCTGTATCCCGACCTTTGGCAAATCTTCGACAACCCTCTG GATTGGCAAGAGCAATATATCCATGAGAACTACACTTGGGCCCTTGATGGAGAAGGCATGGTGGAACAG CCATGCCCAGATGTGTACTGGTTTCCACTGTTGTCGGAGCAGATGTGTGATGAACTAGTAGAAGAGATGGAGAACTTTGGCCAGTGGTCTGGTGGCAAGCATGAG GACTCTAGGCTGGCAGGGGGATATGAGAATGTGCCTACTGTGGATATTCATATGAAGCAGCTGGGTTATGAAGATGAATGGCTACAATTCCTGAGAACCTATGTGGGACCCATGACAGAAAACCTGTTTCCAGGGTATCATACAAAG ACCCGAGCGGTGATGAACTTTGTGGTCCGGTACCGGCCAGATGAGCAGCCATCCCTGCGACCACATCATGATTCTTCTACTTTCACCCTCAATATTGCACTAAATAGCAAGGGTCTTGACTACGAG GGAGGAGGCTGCCGATTCCTGCGATATGACTGTATTGTCTCATCCCCAAGGAAAGGCTGGGGACTTTTGCACCCGGGGCGCCTCACTCACTACCACGAAGGGCTGCCCACTACAAAGGGCACCCGATACATCATGGTGTCTTTTGTGGATCCCTGA
- the PLOD3 gene encoding multifunctional procollagen lysine hydroxylase and glycosyltransferase LH3 isoform X3, producing MEKYAERNDMVIMFVDSYDVLLAGSPKELLWKFLQSGSRLLFSAESFCWPEWGLAERYPSVGNGKRFLNSGGFIGFAPTIHHIVRQWKYKDDDDDQLFYTRLYLDSKLREKLGLALDHKSRVFQNLNGALDEVVLKFDRNQVRIRNVAYDTLPVVIHGNGPTKLQLNYLGNYIPNGWTPEGGCGFCDRDRIDLQEGQPFPRVLLSVFVEQPTPFLPRFLQRLLLIDYPPEQISLFLHNNEVHHEPHIAAAWPQLQDHFFAVKLVGPEEALTPAQARDMAMDSCRQDSECEFYFSLDADAIITNSQTLRNLIEENRKVIAPMLSRHGKLWSNFWGALSPEEYYARSEDYVELVQRKRVGVWNVPYISQAYLIKGETLRKELPQREVFSRSESDPDMAFCKTIRDKGIFLHLSNQEEFGRLLSTARYKTDHLYPDLWQIFDNPLDWQEQYIHENYTWALDGEGMVEQPCPDVYWFPLLSEQMCDELVEEMENFGQWSGGKHEDSRLAGGYENVPTVDIHMKQLGYEDEWLQFLRTYVGPMTENLFPGYHTKTRAVMNFVVRYRPDEQPSLRPHHDSSTFTLNIALNSKGLDYEGGGCRFLRYDCIVSSPRKGWGLLHPGRLTHYHEGLPTTKGTRYIMVSFVDP from the exons ATGGAGAAATATGCTGAAAGAAACGATATGGTCATCATGTTTGTAGACAG CTATGATGTACTTTTAGCTGGGAGCCCCAAAGAGTTGCTGTGGAAATTCCTTCAGAGTGGTAGCCGCTTGCTCTTTTCTGCTGAGAGTTTCTGCTGGCCAGAGTGGGGGCTAGCAGAAAGATACCCCTCTGTGGGGAATGGAAAACGTTTCCTCAATTCTGGAG GGTTCATTGGCTTTGCCCCCACTATCCATCATATTGTTCGTCAGTGGAAAtacaaggatgatgatgatgaccagTTGTTCTACACTCGGCTCTACCTGGACTCCAAACTCAGA GAAAAACTTGGCTTGGCTTTGGATCACAAATCTCGAGTCTTTCAAAATCTCAATGGAGCCTTAG aTGAGGTGGTATTAAAGTTTGATCGGAATCAGGTTCGTATCCGGAATGTGGCCTATGATACACTCCCTGTTGTGATCCATGGCAATGGACCCACCAAG CTCCAGCTGAATTACTTGGGAAACTACATCCCTAATGGCTGGACCCCAGAGGGGGGCTGTGGGTTCTGTGACCGTGATCGGATAGACCTCCAAGAGGGGCAG CCTTTCCCCCGGGTGCTTCTGTCTgtgtttgtggaacagccaacTCCGTTTCTGCCACGATTTCTACAGAGGCTGCTACTCATTGACTATCCACCAGAACAAATCTCACTCTTCCTACATAATAAT GAAGTCCACCACGAGCCCCACATTGCAGCTGCTTGGCCTCAGCTCCAGGACCATTTCTTTGCTGTGAAGCTTGTTGGACCAGAGGAGGCTTTAACACCAGCCCAGGCCCGGGATATGGCCAT GGACAGCTGTCGGCAGGATTCTGAGTGTGAATTCTATTTTAGCCTGGATGCAGATGCCATCATCACAAACTCTCAGACCCTACGCAACCTCATTGAAGAAAACAG GAAGGTGATAGCTCCCATGTTATCCCGACATGGGAAACTCTGGTCCAATTTCTGGGGGGCGCTGAGCCCTGAGGAGTATTATGCTCGATCGGAGGATTATGTAGAACTGGTGCAGAGGAAACGAGT GGGTGTGTGGAATGTACCATATATATCCCAGGCCTATTTGATTAAAGGGGAGACACTTCGGAAGGAATTGCCCCAAAGAGAAGTGTTCTCCCGTAGCGAGAGTGATCCTGACATGGCTTTCTGCAAGACCATTCGTGATAAG gGTATCTTCCTCCATCTCAGTAACCAGGAGGAATTTGGGCGACTTTTGTCCACAGCCCGGTACAAAACAGACCACCTGTATCCCGACCTTTGGCAAATCTTCGACAACCCTCTG GATTGGCAAGAGCAATATATCCATGAGAACTACACTTGGGCCCTTGATGGAGAAGGCATGGTGGAACAG CCATGCCCAGATGTGTACTGGTTTCCACTGTTGTCGGAGCAGATGTGTGATGAACTAGTAGAAGAGATGGAGAACTTTGGCCAGTGGTCTGGTGGCAAGCATGAG GACTCTAGGCTGGCAGGGGGATATGAGAATGTGCCTACTGTGGATATTCATATGAAGCAGCTGGGTTATGAAGATGAATGGCTACAATTCCTGAGAACCTATGTGGGACCCATGACAGAAAACCTGTTTCCAGGGTATCATACAAAG ACCCGAGCGGTGATGAACTTTGTGGTCCGGTACCGGCCAGATGAGCAGCCATCCCTGCGACCACATCATGATTCTTCTACTTTCACCCTCAATATTGCACTAAATAGCAAGGGTCTTGACTACGAG GGAGGAGGCTGCCGATTCCTGCGATATGACTGTATTGTCTCATCCCCAAGGAAAGGCTGGGGACTTTTGCACCCGGGGCGCCTCACTCACTACCACGAAGGGCTGCCCACTACAAAGGGCACCCGATACATCATGGTGTCTTTTGTGGATCCCTGA